Proteins encoded in a region of the Flavobacteriaceae bacterium HL-DH10 genome:
- a CDS encoding thymidine kinase, protein MFLENTVNHKEQFGWIEVICGSMFSGKTEELIRRLKRAQFARQKVEIFKPTIDVRYNEDMVVSHDANEIRSTPVPAAANIPILADGCDVVGIDEAQFFDDEIVRVCNDLANKGIRVIVAGLDMDFKGNPFGPMPNLMATAEYVTKVHAVCTRTGNLAQYSYRKSKSENLVLLGEVDEYEPLSRAAYYKATMRDKVRNMKVNDAEEIHSKNKDKNE, encoded by the coding sequence ATGTTTCTTGAAAATACCGTAAATCATAAAGAACAATTTGGATGGATTGAAGTAATCTGTGGCTCCATGTTCTCTGGAAAAACCGAAGAATTAATCCGTAGGCTTAAACGCGCCCAATTTGCAAGACAAAAAGTTGAAATTTTTAAGCCTACTATTGATGTACGCTATAATGAAGACATGGTAGTTTCTCATGATGCCAACGAAATTAGATCGACTCCAGTTCCTGCAGCTGCCAATATTCCTATTTTAGCAGATGGTTGTGATGTTGTAGGTATTGATGAAGCACAATTTTTTGACGACGAGATTGTTCGTGTTTGCAATGATTTAGCCAATAAAGGCATTCGTGTCATTGTTGCTGGATTGGACATGGATTTTAAAGGCAATCCGTTTGGCCCAATGCCTAACCTTATGGCTACTGCAGAATATGTTACTAAAGTACATGCTGTTTGTACTCGTACTGGAAACTTAGCCCAATACAGTTACCGAAAATCTAAAAGTGAAAACCTAGTGCTTTTAGGAGAAGTTGATGAATATGAACCTTTAAGTAGAGCTGCTTATTATAAAGCAACTATGCGAGATAAAGTGCGTAATATGAAAGTGAATGATGCTGAAGAAATACATTCTAAAAATAAAGACAAGAATGAGTAA
- the rsmI gene encoding 16S rRNA (cytidine(1402)-2'-O)-methyltransferase, whose product MSKLYIVPTPIGNLKDITFRAIEVLKDVDLILAEDTRTSGKLLKHYEISTHMQSHHMHNEHKTVENVLQKIKAGTTVALISDAGTPAISDPGFLLTRACIEHNIEVDCLPGATAFVPALVNSGLPNDKFVFEGFLPVKKGRQTRLLLLAEETRTIIFYESPHKLIKTLGHFCEYFGEDRQVSVSRELTKLYEETIRGTAKEVFEHYTNKPPKGEIVIIVGGKSK is encoded by the coding sequence ATGAGTAAACTTTACATTGTACCCACACCTATAGGAAATTTAAAAGACATCACCTTTAGAGCTATTGAAGTTTTAAAGGATGTCGATTTAATTTTAGCCGAAGACACCCGAACCTCAGGTAAATTATTAAAACATTACGAGATTTCAACCCACATGCAATCGCATCATATGCATAACGAGCATAAAACAGTTGAAAATGTGTTGCAAAAAATAAAAGCAGGAACAACTGTTGCACTTATTAGTGATGCCGGTACACCAGCAATTTCAGATCCTGGTTTTTTATTAACAAGAGCTTGTATAGAACATAATATAGAAGTCGATTGCTTACCAGGAGCGACAGCCTTTGTACCAGCACTAGTAAATTCGGGCTTGCCAAACGATAAGTTCGTGTTCGAAGGTTTTCTACCTGTTAAAAAAGGCAGACAAACCCGATTATTATTACTAGCAGAAGAGACCAGAACTATTATTTTTTATGAGAGTCCGCATAAACTCATAAAAACACTTGGACATTTTTGCGAGTATTTTGGCGAAGACAGACAAGTGTCTGTGTCGAGAGAATTAACCAAATTATACGAAGAAACCATTAGAGGAACCGCCAAAGAAGTTTTTGAACATTATACAAACAAACCACCAAAAGGAGAAATTGTAATTATAGTTGGTGGAAAAAGTAAATAA
- a CDS encoding HopJ type III effector protein, giving the protein MTIETFINKLRSTPKAIAFSETMEVIEANYLFTPTAFKNGGLQNDAGQNSGSCKLFAFAKLQNFTKEETLACFGQYYFDEVLLDPNGTGHQNIRNFMNTGFDGLVFENESLIQK; this is encoded by the coding sequence ATGACAATAGAAACATTTATAAATAAGTTAAGAAGTACGCCGAAGGCAATTGCCTTTTCGGAAACAATGGAAGTTATAGAGGCAAACTATCTGTTTACACCAACGGCTTTTAAAAATGGAGGTTTACAAAATGATGCAGGGCAAAACTCTGGATCTTGTAAGTTGTTTGCTTTTGCAAAACTTCAAAATTTCACTAAAGAAGAAACTTTAGCGTGTTTTGGACAATACTATTTTGATGAAGTTTTACTAGACCCAAACGGTACCGGACATCAAAACATTAGAAACTTTATGAATACTGGATTTGATGGGTTAGTTTTTGAAAATGAATCTTTAATTCAGAAGTAA
- a CDS encoding OsmC family protein encodes MAVHITTKWLGDMKFESTNPSGNNLTIQATPENGEQAEGLRPKALMLSALAGCSGLDVASLIKKMKLKVEDFKIDIDANLTEEHPKHYDKVTMSFHFYGNDLNEKKLQKAVDLSVEKYCGVMEMFRQFSELTVETHFYKS; translated from the coding sequence ATGGCAGTTCATATTACTACAAAGTGGTTAGGAGACATGAAGTTTGAAAGCACAAATCCGTCAGGAAATAACTTAACTATTCAAGCTACCCCTGAAAACGGTGAACAAGCAGAAGGTTTAAGACCTAAGGCATTAATGCTTTCTGCTTTAGCAGGTTGTTCGGGCTTAGATGTGGCATCATTAATAAAAAAAATGAAGCTAAAGGTTGAAGATTTTAAAATTGATATTGATGCTAATTTAACCGAAGAGCATCCTAAACATTACGATAAAGTTACGATGAGTTTTCATTTTTACGGAAATGATTTAAATGAAAAAAAGCTTCAAAAAGCAGTTGATTTATCTGTTGAAAAATATTGTGGCGTTATGGAAATGTTTCGTCAATTTTCAGAGTTAACTGTAGAAACTCATTTTTATAAGTCATAG
- the recJ gene encoding single-stranded-DNA-specific exonuclease RecJ yields MRWTLKPKPQPEKLKALKEALQVDEATATLLLQRGIENYEDAKRFFRPSFEDLHDPFLMKDMDKAVARIEKAIANKENILVYGDYDVDGTTSVALMSSYLKTKHNLVYTYIPNRYDEGYGISYKGINFAQENNFSLIIALDCGIKAIEKVAHAKTLGVDFIICDHHRPGAETPEAVAVLDPKQDDCNYPYKELCGCGVGFKLIQALASKEGKTAEDLSEYLDLVATAIGADIVPIDGENRVLAYFGLMVINSNPRPGIKAILTQVKKTELTITDVVFIVAPRINAAGRMKHGNYAVTLLVEEDEDLATKYASEINEYNLDRREIDKEITQDALKQIEEQKEQNRLTTVVFHEDWHKGVIGIVASRLTETYYRPTLVFTRSGDKLAASARSVKGFDVYNALEACSEHIEQFGGHKYAAGLTLKEENYEAFKQAFENEVSTTIDRDLLIPEIKIDAQINLDDITSKFYRILKQFAPFGPSNMTPVFMTENLIDTGYGKCVGEDKTHLRLTVTQPEVSTRIVCIGFSMGDKLDIISENKPFKAIYSIDENEWQGNVSLQLKLRDIKE; encoded by the coding sequence ATGCGTTGGACGCTAAAACCAAAACCACAACCTGAAAAACTAAAGGCTTTAAAAGAAGCACTTCAAGTAGACGAAGCCACTGCAACTTTGTTGTTGCAACGAGGAATAGAAAACTATGAAGATGCTAAACGGTTTTTTAGACCTAGTTTTGAAGATTTACACGATCCGTTCTTAATGAAAGATATGGATAAGGCCGTTGCGCGTATTGAAAAAGCGATTGCTAATAAAGAAAACATTTTGGTTTATGGCGATTATGATGTTGATGGCACCACATCGGTAGCCTTAATGTCGTCTTATTTAAAAACAAAACACAATTTAGTTTATACTTACATTCCAAACAGGTATGATGAGGGTTATGGTATTTCTTATAAAGGAATCAACTTTGCACAAGAAAATAATTTTTCACTTATTATCGCTTTAGATTGCGGTATAAAGGCTATTGAAAAAGTAGCTCATGCTAAAACATTAGGAGTCGATTTTATTATATGTGATCACCATAGACCAGGAGCAGAAACTCCAGAAGCTGTTGCTGTTTTAGATCCTAAACAAGACGATTGTAATTATCCTTATAAAGAGTTATGTGGTTGCGGTGTTGGTTTTAAATTAATTCAAGCACTAGCATCAAAAGAAGGGAAAACGGCTGAAGATTTAAGTGAATATTTAGATTTAGTAGCTACGGCTATTGGCGCAGATATTGTTCCTATTGATGGTGAAAATAGAGTCTTGGCTTATTTTGGTTTAATGGTTATCAATTCAAACCCGAGACCAGGTATAAAAGCTATTTTAACTCAAGTTAAAAAAACAGAACTGACCATTACCGATGTTGTGTTTATTGTAGCGCCTCGTATTAATGCGGCTGGACGTATGAAGCATGGTAATTATGCAGTGACTTTATTAGTTGAAGAAGATGAAGATTTAGCGACAAAGTATGCCAGTGAAATTAATGAGTATAATCTTGACAGACGAGAAATTGATAAAGAAATTACACAAGATGCTCTTAAGCAAATTGAAGAGCAAAAAGAACAAAACCGACTTACAACTGTTGTTTTCCATGAAGATTGGCATAAAGGCGTTATTGGTATTGTGGCTTCTAGGTTAACCGAAACCTATTATAGGCCTACATTAGTTTTCACTAGAAGTGGTGATAAATTAGCTGCCTCAGCACGATCGGTGAAAGGGTTTGATGTTTATAATGCTTTGGAAGCATGTAGCGAACATATTGAGCAATTTGGAGGACATAAATATGCAGCAGGCTTAACTTTGAAAGAAGAAAACTATGAAGCTTTTAAACAAGCTTTTGAAAATGAGGTTTCTACAACCATTGATAGGGATTTACTAATACCAGAGATTAAAATAGACGCCCAAATAAATTTAGATGATATTACATCTAAGTTTTATAGAATTTTAAAACAATTTGCACCTTTTGGCCCTAGCAATATGACGCCTGTTTTTATGACTGAAAACTTAATTGATACAGGTTATGGAAAATGTGTTGGCGAAGATAAAACACATCTAAGATTAACTGTTACACAACCAGAAGTTTCTACCAGAATAGTCTGTATTGGTTTTAGTATGGGAGATAAGCTTGATATTATTTCTGAGAATAAACCCTTTAAAGCTATTTATTCTATTGATGAAAATGAATGGCAAGGTAATGTATCACTTCAATTAAAGTTAAGAGATATTAAGGAATAA
- a CDS encoding MFS transporter, giving the protein MAKTDPYAALRIKEFNIFLLVRFVLVFGWSMQFIVIEWQVYSITKDPLYLGIIGLMEIIPAFTMALFAGHIVDQKEKRNLLAKCIAAFSLISLGLFLLTWDEIVADWSTKTILYAIYAFVFFGGFLRSFFGPTIFSLVALIVPKKIYPNAATWSTSTWKAAAVLGALFGGFFIHWIGVDKTLCIIFIFVLTSLILVFQIKKKPILNPKIGEPIKESLKVGVRFVFNNKAILGALTLDMIAVLFGGAVALLSVFAQDILEVGSQGFGILNASVSLGSIFSMFMTTYLPISKNAGKKLLASIFGFGLCIIAFGLSDVFWISVLALFLSGATDGVSMVIRQTILQLKTPDNMRGRVSAVNSMFVGSSNELGAFESGVAAKIMGPVVAVVFGGTMTLITVLTIGIKNPVLRNLDLTKDIEAHENEEA; this is encoded by the coding sequence ATGGCAAAAACAGATCCTTACGCAGCATTGCGCATTAAAGAATTCAATATATTTTTATTAGTACGTTTTGTATTGGTTTTTGGATGGTCTATGCAGTTTATTGTTATAGAATGGCAAGTATATAGCATCACTAAAGATCCTTTGTATCTTGGTATTATTGGTTTAATGGAAATTATTCCTGCCTTTACCATGGCATTATTTGCAGGACACATTGTAGATCAAAAAGAAAAGCGAAACCTTTTAGCAAAATGTATTGCAGCATTTTCATTAATTAGTTTAGGCTTATTTTTATTAACATGGGATGAGATAGTAGCAGATTGGAGTACAAAAACAATATTATATGCTATTTATGCTTTTGTGTTTTTTGGAGGATTTTTGCGTTCCTTTTTCGGACCCACTATTTTTTCGTTAGTGGCTTTAATTGTACCAAAAAAAATATACCCAAATGCAGCCACTTGGAGTACAAGTACTTGGAAAGCGGCAGCTGTTTTAGGGGCTCTTTTTGGAGGGTTTTTTATTCATTGGATTGGTGTTGACAAAACACTTTGTATCATATTTATATTCGTTTTAACCTCATTAATACTTGTTTTTCAAATTAAAAAGAAACCCATTTTAAACCCAAAAATAGGAGAACCTATTAAGGAAAGTTTAAAAGTTGGTGTGCGTTTTGTTTTTAATAATAAAGCCATTTTAGGTGCGTTAACATTAGATATGATAGCCGTTTTATTTGGTGGCGCTGTAGCTTTATTGTCTGTTTTTGCTCAGGATATTTTAGAGGTTGGTTCACAGGGGTTTGGTATTTTAAACGCTTCAGTATCGTTAGGAAGTATTTTTAGTATGTTTATGACGACCTACTTACCAATAAGTAAAAATGCGGGTAAAAAATTATTAGCTTCTATTTTCGGATTTGGATTGTGTATTATTGCTTTCGGACTTTCGGATGTGTTTTGGATAAGTGTCCTTGCTTTATTTTTAAGTGGTGCTACCGATGGCGTTTCTATGGTAATAAGACAAACCATTTTACAATTAAAAACGCCAGATAATATGCGAGGTAGAGTATCTGCAGTAAATTCTATGTTTGTAGGCTCTTCTAACGAACTTGGGGCTTTTGAAAGTGGCGTTGCTGCCAAAATAATGGGTCCTGTTGTTGCAGTAGTTTTTGGAGGTACCATGACTTTAATTACCGTACTTACAATAGGTATTAAAAATCCTGTGCTTAGAAATTTAGACTTAACTAAGGATATTGAGGCTCATGAGAATGAAGAAGCTTAA
- a CDS encoding UDP-2,3-diacylglucosamine diphosphatase, which translates to MQIPKGKKIYFASDNHLGAPTQEASRPREKKFVAWLDHIKHDAAAIFLLGDLFDFWFEYKTVVPKGFTRTLGKLAELSDSGIPIYYFVGNHDLWMNGYFEDELNIPVYHKPKEFTFNNKTFFIGHGDGLGPHDKGYKRMKKVFTNPFFKWLFRWAHPDIGMRVAQYLSVKNKLISGDDDAKFLGDDNEWLVQYSKHKLKDKHRDFFVFGHRHLPLEIPLNATSKYINLGDWIQYYTYGVFDGENFELITY; encoded by the coding sequence ATGCAAATTCCAAAAGGGAAAAAAATATATTTCGCTTCAGATAACCATTTAGGAGCTCCTACACAAGAAGCTTCTCGTCCTCGCGAAAAAAAATTCGTAGCATGGTTAGACCACATAAAACACGATGCTGCTGCCATTTTTCTTCTTGGCGATTTATTCGATTTTTGGTTCGAGTATAAAACCGTAGTACCTAAAGGTTTTACCAGAACTTTAGGAAAACTTGCTGAACTATCAGATTCTGGAATTCCCATATACTATTTTGTTGGAAATCATGATTTATGGATGAACGGCTATTTTGAAGACGAACTCAACATTCCTGTTTACCACAAACCCAAAGAATTCACCTTTAATAATAAAACATTTTTTATTGGTCATGGTGATGGTTTAGGACCACACGATAAAGGTTATAAACGCATGAAAAAAGTATTTACAAATCCGTTTTTTAAATGGCTTTTTAGATGGGCACATCCAGATATTGGTATGCGTGTAGCACAATACTTATCAGTAAAAAACAAACTCATTTCTGGAGATGATGATGCTAAATTTCTTGGAGATGATAACGAATGGTTAGTACAATATAGCAAACATAAACTAAAGGATAAACACCGTGATTTCTTTGTGTTTGGACACAGACATCTGCCATTAGAAATCCCTTTAAATGCTACATCAAAATACATCAATCTTGGCGACTGGATTCAGTATTACACTTATGGTGTTTTTGATGGAGAAAATTTTGAGTTGATTACATATTAA
- a CDS encoding 6-carboxytetrahydropterin synthase: MSGIRITKQFSFETGHALYGYDGKCKNVHGHSYKLSVTVFGKPIKDINHVKYGMVIDFGDLKKIVKEEIVDVFDHATVFNKNTPHVELAKELQDRGHNVLLVDYQPTSEMMVIDFSKKIKKRLPSHISLHSLKLQETDSSFAEWFAFDNV; this comes from the coding sequence ATGAGTGGTATTCGCATAACTAAACAATTCTCTTTCGAAACTGGTCACGCACTTTATGGCTATGACGGTAAATGTAAAAACGTACATGGCCATAGCTACAAGCTTTCGGTTACTGTTTTTGGCAAACCTATTAAAGACATAAACCATGTAAAATATGGTATGGTTATAGATTTTGGTGATCTTAAAAAAATTGTGAAAGAAGAAATTGTAGATGTTTTTGACCATGCTACCGTTTTTAACAAAAACACCCCGCATGTAGAACTCGCAAAAGAACTTCAAGACCGTGGACACAATGTGTTACTGGTAGATTACCAACCTACTAGTGAAATGATGGTTATAGATTTTTCTAAAAAAATAAAAAAACGTCTGCCATCACATATTAGTTTGCACTCTTTAAAACTACAAGAAACCGATAGCTCTTTTGCCGAATGGTTCGCTTTCGATAACGTTTAG
- a CDS encoding 2OG-Fe(II) oxygenase, producing the protein MSHLFESIDFVENPLYEQIISDLAKQQFSSVEHFFSLDEVALFRQSLLEKYEEDAFKKAAIGSKLNKTIEKSIRGDLILWIDETKANQTESLFFSKINDLVTYLNKTCFLGILNKEFHYALYPKDTYYKKHIDTFQNDDRRKLSFVCYLNEDGWLPENGGELVLYLNKNGEETEKVIYPFPGRMVIFESQIIEHEVKPVKTKRMSITGWLKTR; encoded by the coding sequence ATGAGTCATCTATTTGAATCCATCGATTTTGTTGAAAATCCGCTTTATGAACAAATAATTTCAGATCTAGCTAAACAGCAATTTAGTAGTGTTGAACACTTTTTTTCTTTAGATGAAGTCGCTTTATTTAGACAATCTCTTTTAGAAAAGTACGAGGAAGATGCTTTTAAAAAAGCGGCTATTGGGAGTAAGTTGAATAAAACTATTGAAAAATCGATTAGAGGCGATTTAATTTTATGGATAGATGAAACGAAAGCAAACCAGACAGAATCCTTGTTTTTTAGTAAGATTAACGATTTGGTTACCTACCTAAATAAAACATGTTTTCTGGGTATTTTAAACAAAGAATTTCATTATGCTTTATACCCTAAAGACACGTATTACAAAAAGCATATTGATACGTTTCAAAATGATGATAGGCGTAAATTATCGTTTGTATGTTATTTAAATGAAGACGGATGGTTACCCGAAAACGGAGGTGAACTAGTTTTGTATTTAAATAAAAACGGTGAGGAGACCGAAAAAGTTATTTATCCGTTTCCAGGAAGAATGGTAATTTTTGAAAGTCAGATTATTGAACACGAAGTAAAACCTGTAAAAACCAAAAGAATGAGTATTACAGGTTGGTTAAAAACCCGATAG
- a CDS encoding MATE family efflux transporter, translated as MNTNISLKHINKLAIPALIAGISEPILSITDTAIVGNINVNATESLAAVGIVGAFISMLIWVLGQTRSAISSIVSQYVGANKLDKIKNLPAQAIFIITSLSILIILSTYPFATNIFKLYNASNLILEYSVDYYKIRVFGFPFTLFTIAVFGTFRGLQNTYYPMIIAIIGAFTNIILDYIFVFGIQNYIPAMNIKGAAYASLAAQFLMALLSVYYLLKKTSIPLKLSFPLNKEINKFIIMILNLFVRTIALNTTLYFATRFATGYGAAYIAAYTISINLWFFGAFFIDGYASAGNILSGKLLGAKAYDSLLKLSNKLIIYGILIGCAMAIIGAIFYYPLGNLFSNDPEVLNLFYDSFWIILIMQPLCAIAFIFDGIFKGLGKMKHLRNVLLFSTFIIFIPILFWLDSMGYKLHGIFIALTFWIIARGIPLIVKFRKTFTQLSQNN; from the coding sequence ATGAATACAAACATTAGTTTAAAACATATAAATAAATTAGCTATTCCAGCTTTAATCGCAGGCATATCAGAACCCATATTATCTATTACCGATACGGCTATTGTTGGAAATATTAATGTAAATGCCACCGAATCATTAGCTGCTGTAGGTATTGTAGGCGCATTCATTTCAATGTTAATTTGGGTATTAGGACAAACACGAAGTGCTATTTCATCTATAGTTTCTCAATATGTTGGCGCTAATAAACTAGACAAAATAAAAAACTTACCCGCTCAAGCCATCTTTATAATTACATCGCTAAGCATTTTAATTATTCTATCAACCTATCCCTTTGCTACAAACATTTTCAAACTATATAACGCTTCTAACTTAATCTTAGAATATAGTGTAGACTATTACAAAATACGTGTTTTTGGTTTTCCTTTTACCCTATTTACAATAGCTGTTTTCGGAACATTTAGAGGCTTACAAAACACCTATTACCCTATGATTATAGCCATTATTGGCGCTTTTACAAATATTATTTTAGACTATATATTTGTATTTGGTATTCAAAATTATATACCTGCCATGAATATAAAAGGAGCGGCTTACGCTAGTTTAGCAGCCCAATTTTTAATGGCATTATTATCGGTATACTATTTACTTAAAAAAACAAGTATTCCTTTAAAACTAAGCTTCCCTTTAAATAAAGAAATAAACAAATTCATTATCATGATTCTTAACTTGTTTGTTAGAACCATAGCGCTAAATACAACGCTTTATTTTGCTACGCGTTTTGCTACAGGCTATGGAGCAGCATACATTGCGGCCTATACCATATCTATAAACTTATGGTTTTTTGGCGCTTTTTTTATCGATGGCTATGCTAGTGCCGGCAATATTTTATCTGGAAAATTATTAGGTGCTAAAGCATACGATTCCCTTCTTAAATTAAGCAATAAATTAATTATATACGGCATCCTTATTGGCTGTGCTATGGCTATAATTGGAGCTATTTTCTATTACCCATTAGGAAACCTCTTTTCTAACGACCCCGAAGTTTTAAATCTTTTTTATGACTCATTTTGGATTATACTTATCATGCAACCTCTATGCGCTATCGCCTTTATTTTTGATGGTATTTTTAAAGGTTTAGGTAAAATGAAACATTTAAGAAATGTATTGCTATTTTCAACATTTATCATTTTTATACCCATTCTTTTTTGGCTAGATAGTATGGGTTACAAACTACACGGTATTTTTATAGCACTTACATTCTGGATTATTGCTAGAGGCATTCCATTAATTGTAAAATTCAGAAAAACATTTACGCAGCTTTCTCAAAACAACTAA
- a CDS encoding GNAT family N-acetyltransferase: protein MIRKATPIDIDNLIRITKACANNLIDKNIYQWNAFYPNKEAFFKDLERNELYVLEIQNTVIGCITISTFMDDVYKPVFWLTQNDNNIYIHRLAIHPKQQGQGYAQQLMQYAEDYALKNHITSIRLDTFSQNTRNLKFYERRGYKQLTPIYFPNQSKHPFYCYELVL from the coding sequence ATGATTCGCAAAGCAACTCCAATAGATATTGATAATCTAATACGAATTACAAAAGCTTGCGCGAATAATTTGATTGATAAAAATATTTATCAATGGAATGCTTTTTACCCTAATAAAGAAGCCTTTTTTAAAGATCTTGAACGGAATGAATTATATGTTTTAGAAATACAAAACACTGTTATTGGCTGTATTACTATTTCAACTTTTATGGATGACGTTTATAAACCTGTATTCTGGTTAACTCAAAATGACAATAATATCTACATCCATCGGTTAGCTATTCATCCAAAACAACAAGGACAAGGTTATGCGCAACAGCTCATGCAGTATGCTGAAGATTATGCTTTAAAAAACCATATTACTTCTATAAGATTAGATACATTTTCTCAAAACACACGAAATTTAAAATTTTATGAACGTCGTGGATACAAACAACTAACCCCCATTTATTTTCCTAATCAAAGTAAACATCCTTTTTACTGTTACGAACTTGTTTTATGA
- a CDS encoding universal stress protein, with amino-acid sequence MKNILVPVGSSKNALSHLQYAVDFAEAFGAKLFIVQVYNVYTKAGTMIKVDNIIERESKEFLNNLVSKIDTKNVDVTVRVLKGKLIDTLELACKAANVDLILVEPRTNSIKDEVFLGKTSGKIIKQTQIPALIVPEGYIFKPIKNILLAIKSAIIKKENALNQLIDIKNNFDAVVNLLLVKTVYYNEGDFDVEDNLTSIVASITETENATTFQGALEYFQTHNPDLLCVVRRKRGFFTKKWEKNTILKKDFHSKRPVLVLSGLK; translated from the coding sequence ATGAAGAATATTTTAGTTCCAGTAGGATCATCAAAAAATGCATTAAGCCATTTACAGTATGCTGTAGACTTTGCTGAAGCTTTTGGGGCGAAACTGTTTATTGTGCAAGTATATAACGTATATACAAAAGCAGGGACCATGATTAAGGTTGATAATATTATAGAACGTGAAAGTAAAGAGTTTTTAAATAATTTAGTTTCTAAAATTGATACAAAAAATGTTGATGTTACCGTTAGGGTTTTAAAAGGAAAATTAATTGATACTTTAGAGTTAGCCTGTAAAGCTGCCAATGTCGATTTAATTTTAGTTGAGCCTAGAACAAACTCTATTAAAGATGAGGTGTTTTTAGGAAAGACATCGGGTAAAATTATAAAACAAACTCAAATACCAGCGCTTATAGTACCTGAAGGGTATATATTTAAGCCTATAAAGAATATTTTATTAGCAATAAAATCGGCCATTATAAAAAAGGAAAATGCTTTAAATCAATTGATAGATATAAAAAACAATTTTGATGCTGTTGTTAATTTATTGTTGGTTAAAACAGTTTATTATAATGAAGGTGATTTTGATGTCGAAGATAATTTAACTAGTATTGTAGCTAGTATAACAGAAACAGAAAATGCGACAACATTTCAAGGGGCTTTAGAATATTTTCAAACGCATAACCCAGACTTGTTGTGTGTGGTAAGGCGTAAGCGAGGTTTCTTTACCAAAAAATGGGAAAAAAACACGATTCTTAAAAAGGACTTCCATAGTAAAAGACCAGTTTTAGTATTAAGTGGTTTAAAATAA